The proteins below come from a single Mycobacterium parmense genomic window:
- a CDS encoding DNA polymerase III subunits gamma/tau: MALYRKYRPATFAQVVGQEHVTEPLSIALDAGRINHAYLFSGPRGCGKTSSARILARSLNCVQGPTSQPCGVCESCTALAPNAPGSIDVVELDAASHGGVDDTRELRDRAFYAPAQSRYRVFIVDEAHMVTTAGFNALLKIVEEPPEHLIFIFATTEPEKVLPTIRSRTHHYPFRLLPPKTMRALIGRICEQEGVVVDDAVYPLVIRAGGGSPRDTLSVLDQLVAGSEAGPAGSHVTYQRALGLLGATDVALIDEAVDALAAGDAAALFGAVESVIDAGHDPRRFATDLLERFRDLIVLQAVPDAVSRGVVDAPEDVLDRMREQATRLGPGTLTRYAEVVQAGLGEMRGATAPRLLLEVVCARLLLPSASDTEAALLQRIERIETRLGVSIPGAEVVAPPPRPAPAEPPAPPVRPRRTAARPAEPAVAPTPRPEPQRAPEPAPAAPAPEPTAAPGELNAAAVRAMWPTVRDKVRQRSRTTEVMLAGATVLALEDDTLVLAHASAPLAKRLSEQRNADVIAEALKDALGVNWRVRCETGGPAAAQAHPGSPVGPPAARPVAPAPDLVSAQRDEEEEHMLAEAVREEPSGPRRDPEEVALELLQSELGARRIDGAG, encoded by the coding sequence GTGGCCCTCTACCGCAAATACCGACCGGCAACCTTCGCCCAGGTCGTGGGGCAGGAGCACGTCACCGAACCGCTGTCCATCGCTTTGGACGCCGGGCGGATCAACCATGCCTACCTGTTCTCCGGGCCGCGCGGGTGCGGGAAGACCTCGTCGGCGCGCATCCTGGCCCGGTCCCTGAACTGTGTGCAGGGGCCCACGTCGCAGCCGTGCGGCGTGTGCGAGTCGTGCACCGCGCTGGCGCCCAACGCGCCCGGCAGCATCGACGTGGTGGAGCTGGACGCGGCCAGCCACGGCGGCGTGGACGACACCCGCGAGCTCCGCGACCGCGCGTTCTACGCGCCGGCGCAGTCGCGCTACCGGGTCTTCATCGTCGACGAGGCGCACATGGTGACCACCGCGGGCTTCAACGCGCTGCTCAAGATCGTCGAGGAACCACCCGAGCACCTCATTTTCATCTTCGCCACCACCGAACCGGAGAAGGTGTTGCCGACTATCCGGTCGCGCACCCACCACTACCCGTTCCGGCTGCTGCCGCCGAAGACGATGCGGGCGCTGATCGGGCGGATCTGCGAGCAGGAGGGTGTCGTCGTCGACGACGCCGTGTATCCGCTGGTGATCCGCGCCGGCGGTGGCTCGCCGCGCGACACGCTGTCGGTGCTCGACCAACTCGTCGCCGGATCCGAAGCAGGTCCGGCGGGCTCGCACGTGACCTACCAGCGCGCGCTGGGCCTGTTGGGCGCCACCGACGTCGCGCTGATCGACGAGGCCGTCGACGCGCTGGCCGCCGGTGACGCCGCCGCGTTGTTCGGCGCGGTGGAGTCGGTGATCGACGCGGGGCACGATCCGCGCCGCTTCGCCACCGATCTCCTGGAGCGCTTCCGGGACCTGATCGTGCTGCAGGCCGTACCGGATGCCGTCAGCCGCGGCGTGGTGGACGCGCCCGAGGACGTGCTCGACCGGATGCGCGAGCAGGCGACCCGGCTCGGCCCGGGGACGCTGACCCGCTACGCCGAGGTGGTGCAGGCCGGCCTCGGGGAGATGCGCGGGGCGACGGCGCCGCGGCTGTTGCTGGAGGTCGTGTGCGCGCGGCTGCTGTTGCCCTCGGCCAGCGACACCGAGGCGGCGCTGCTGCAGCGCATCGAGCGGATCGAGACCCGGCTGGGCGTGTCGATCCCGGGCGCCGAGGTCGTCGCGCCCCCGCCCCGGCCGGCGCCCGCCGAACCGCCGGCCCCGCCCGTCCGTCCCCGCCGAACGGCCGCCCGGCCCGCCGAGCCGGCGGTCGCGCCCACGCCCCGGCCCGAGCCGCAGCGCGCGCCCGAACCCGCCCCGGCCGCGCCGGCGCCCGAACCGACCGCGGCCCCCGGGGAACTCAACGCGGCGGCGGTGCGCGCCATGTGGCCGACGGTCCGCGACAAGGTGCGTCAGCGCAGCCGCACCACCGAGGTGATGTTGGCCGGCGCCACGGTGCTCGCGCTGGAAGACGACACCCTGGTGTTGGCGCACGCGTCGGCGCCGCTGGCCAAGCGGCTGTCCGAACAGCGCAACGCCGACGTGATCGCCGAGGCGCTCAAGGATGCGCTCGGGGTGAACTGGCGGGTGCGGTGCGAGACCGGCGGACCGGCCGCCGCGCAAGCCCACCCCGGCAGCCCCGTTGGGCCCCCCGCGGCCAGGCCGGTCGCGCCCGCCCCGGACCTGGTGTCCGCGCAGCGCGACGAGGAGGAGGAGCACATGCTCGCCGAAGCCGTGCGCGAGGAGCCCTCGGGACCGCGGCGCGACCCCGAAGAGGTCGCACTCGAATTGCTGCAGAGCGAGCTGGGGGCGCGGCGCATCGACGGCGCCGGCTAG
- a CDS encoding SRPBCC family protein codes for MGQVSAASTILINAEPAATLAAVADYQTVRPKILSPQYSEYQVLQGGQGAGTVAKWKLQATKSRVRDVRVDVDVAGHTVIEKDANSSMVTNWTVAPAGPGSSVTVKTSWTGAGGVKGFFEKTFAPLGLKRIQAEVLGNLKRQLEA; via the coding sequence TTGGGACAGGTGAGCGCAGCCAGCACGATTCTGATCAACGCCGAGCCCGCGGCCACCCTGGCGGCCGTCGCCGACTATCAGACGGTGCGCCCGAAGATCCTTTCGCCCCAGTACAGCGAATACCAGGTGCTGCAGGGCGGGCAGGGGGCCGGCACCGTCGCCAAGTGGAAGCTGCAGGCGACCAAGTCACGCGTGCGCGACGTCCGGGTCGACGTCGACGTCGCCGGCCACACCGTCATCGAGAAGGACGCGAATTCGTCGATGGTGACCAATTGGACGGTGGCTCCCGCCGGGCCCGGCTCCAGCGTCACGGTGAAGACCAGCTGGACCGGCGCCGGCGGCGTCAAGGGCTTCTTCGAGAAGACGTTTGCGCCGTTGGGCCTGAAGAGGATTCAGGCGGAGGTGCTGGGCAACCTCAAGAGGCAGCTGGAGGCCTAG
- a CDS encoding class I SAM-dependent methyltransferase, translated as MTATKDPNRTLARKLSMAEVLEIFTAAAREPLKLTAYDGSSAGCQDAVLGLDLRTPRGATYLATAPGELGLARAYVSGDLQTYGVHPGDPYQLLKTLTDRVQFKRPSALVLANVVRSIGLECLLPVAPPPQEAPPRWRRVADGLMHSKHRDAEAIHHHYDVSNTFYEWVLGPSMTYTCAVYPDADATLEEAQDNKYRLIFDKLRLQPGDRLLDVGCGWGAMVRYAARQGVRVIGATLSAEQAKWAQRAIEHERLGRLAEVRHCDYRDVPEVDFDAVSSIGLTEHIGVKNYPAYFGFLKSKLRTGGLLLNHCITRHDNRSTSFAGGFTDRYVFPDGELTGSGRILTEIQDAGFEVLHAENFRRHYAMTLRDWCRNLVEHWDSAVAEVGLPTAKVWGLYMAASRVAFEQNNLQLHHVLAANVDARGDDALPLRPWWRP; from the coding sequence ATGACGGCGACCAAAGACCCGAACCGCACCCTGGCGCGCAAGCTCAGCATGGCCGAGGTGCTGGAAATCTTCACCGCGGCGGCGCGCGAGCCGCTGAAGCTCACCGCGTACGACGGCAGCAGCGCGGGATGCCAGGACGCCGTCCTGGGGCTGGATCTGCGGACCCCCCGCGGCGCCACCTACCTGGCCACGGCGCCCGGTGAGCTCGGCCTCGCGCGCGCGTACGTGTCGGGCGATCTGCAGACCTACGGCGTGCATCCCGGTGACCCGTACCAACTGCTCAAGACGCTGACCGACCGGGTGCAGTTCAAGCGGCCGTCGGCGCTGGTGCTGGCGAACGTGGTGCGTTCGATCGGCCTCGAGTGTCTGCTGCCGGTCGCGCCGCCGCCGCAGGAGGCGCCGCCGCGGTGGCGCCGGGTCGCCGACGGCCTCATGCACAGCAAGCACCGGGACGCCGAGGCCATCCACCACCACTACGACGTGTCCAACACCTTCTACGAGTGGGTGCTGGGGCCGTCGATGACCTACACCTGCGCGGTCTACCCCGACGCCGACGCGACACTGGAAGAGGCCCAGGACAACAAGTACCGGCTGATCTTCGACAAGCTGCGGCTGCAGCCCGGCGACCGGCTGCTCGACGTCGGCTGCGGCTGGGGCGCAATGGTGCGCTACGCGGCGCGCCAGGGTGTGCGGGTGATCGGCGCGACGTTGTCGGCCGAGCAGGCCAAGTGGGCCCAGCGGGCGATCGAACATGAAAGGCTGGGGCGGCTGGCCGAGGTGCGCCACTGCGACTACCGCGACGTGCCCGAGGTCGACTTCGACGCCGTCTCGTCGATCGGGCTGACCGAGCACATCGGGGTCAAGAACTACCCCGCATACTTCGGCTTCCTGAAGTCCAAGTTGCGCACCGGCGGCCTGCTGCTCAACCACTGCATCACCCGGCACGACAACCGGTCGACGTCGTTCGCGGGCGGTTTCACCGACCGCTACGTCTTCCCCGACGGGGAGCTGACCGGCTCGGGGCGCATCCTGACCGAGATCCAGGACGCCGGCTTCGAAGTCTTGCACGCCGAGAACTTCCGGCGCCACTACGCGATGACGCTGCGCGACTGGTGCCGCAACCTGGTCGAGCACTGGGACTCCGCAGTCGCCGAGGTGGGGTTGCCCACCGCCAAAGTGTGGGGCCTGTACATGGCGGCCTCGCGGGTGGCCTTCGAGCAGAACAACCTTCAGCTGCACCACGTGTTGGCAGCCAACGTCGACGCGCGCGGCGACGACGCCCTGCCGCTGCGGCCGTGGTGGCGGCCCTGA
- a CDS encoding Rv3717 family N-acetylmuramoyl-L-alanine amidase has protein sequence MDLRVSTRVGIRLAFGALVAASAAIIPTAIPAAWPAPSNIAGMVVFIDPGHNGSNDASITRQVPTGRGGTKDCQTSGTATNTGYQEHTFNWDTALRLRAELNALGVRTAMSRGNDTGLAPCVDERANMATALHPNAILSIHADGGPPSGRGFHVNYSAPPLNQTQAGPSVQFARIMRDQMQASGIPPANYIGQGGLYGRSDLTGLNLAQYPSILVECGNMKNPADSALMESPDGRQKYADALTRGVAGFLATQGQAR, from the coding sequence GTGGACCTACGAGTGAGCACCCGTGTCGGAATCAGACTGGCGTTCGGTGCGTTGGTCGCGGCCTCGGCGGCGATCATCCCGACGGCGATCCCGGCCGCCTGGCCGGCCCCTTCCAACATCGCCGGGATGGTGGTTTTCATCGACCCCGGCCACAACGGCTCCAACGACGCTTCGATCACCCGCCAGGTGCCCACCGGCCGCGGCGGCACCAAGGACTGCCAGACCAGCGGTACGGCGACCAACACCGGGTACCAGGAGCACACCTTCAACTGGGACACCGCGCTGCGCCTGCGCGCCGAGTTGAACGCGCTGGGCGTCCGGACGGCCATGTCACGCGGCAACGACACCGGCCTCGCACCGTGCGTCGACGAGCGCGCCAACATGGCCACCGCGTTGCATCCCAACGCGATCCTGAGCATCCACGCCGACGGCGGCCCGCCGTCGGGCCGGGGCTTCCACGTCAACTACTCGGCGCCACCGCTGAACCAGACGCAGGCCGGGCCGTCGGTCCAGTTCGCCCGAATCATGCGCGACCAGATGCAGGCGTCGGGCATCCCTCCCGCCAACTACATCGGCCAGGGCGGCCTCTACGGGCGCTCCGACCTGACCGGCCTGAATCTGGCGCAGTACCCGTCGATCCTGGTCGAGTGCGGCAACATGAAAAACCCGGCGGACTCGGCGCTGATGGAGTCGCCCGACGGCAGGCAGAAGTACGCCGACGCGCTCACCCGCGGGGTCGCGGGCTTCCTGGCCACCCAGGGCCAGGCGCGCTAG
- the recR gene encoding recombination mediator RecR — MFEGPVQDLIDELGKLPGIGPKSAQRIAFHLLSVEPPEIDRLTGVLAKVRDGVRFCAVCGNVSDDERCRICSDPRRDGSLVCVVEEPKDVQAVERTREFRGRYHVLGGALDPLSGVGPEQLRIRELLSRIGERVDDVDITEVIIATDPNTEGEATATYLVRMLRDIPGLTVTRIASGLPMGGDLEFADELTLGRALTGRRAMA, encoded by the coding sequence ATGTTTGAGGGACCTGTCCAGGATCTGATCGACGAGCTCGGCAAGCTGCCGGGGATCGGGCCCAAGAGCGCGCAGCGCATCGCCTTCCATCTGCTGTCGGTCGAACCGCCCGAGATCGACCGGCTGACCGGGGTGCTCGCCAAGGTGCGCGACGGCGTGCGGTTCTGTGCGGTGTGCGGCAACGTCTCCGACGACGAGCGCTGCAGGATCTGTTCCGATCCGCGGCGCGACGGGTCGCTCGTGTGCGTGGTCGAGGAGCCCAAGGATGTCCAGGCCGTCGAGCGCACCCGCGAGTTCCGGGGCCGCTACCACGTGCTGGGCGGCGCGCTCGACCCGCTGTCCGGCGTCGGCCCCGAACAGCTGCGGATCCGCGAGCTGCTCAGCCGGATCGGCGAGCGGGTCGACGACGTCGACATCACCGAGGTGATCATCGCCACCGATCCCAACACCGAGGGCGAGGCGACCGCCACCTACCTGGTCAGGATGCTGCGCGACATCCCCGGCCTGACCGTGACCCGCATCGCGTCGGGGCTGCCGATGGGCGGCGACCTGGAGTTCGCCGACGAGCTGACGCTGGGCCGCGCGTTGACGGGCCGCCGGGCGATGGCCTGA
- a CDS encoding enoyl-CoA hydratase/isomerase family protein: MIEIRTAGTAQVLTLSSGRVNALDVELLEELTLAVRDLRVSGADALVVTGAGQVFSAGVDLKRVVESGSDYTDRLVTALSETYEALFCYPAPTVAAINGAAIAGGCVLACACDRRLIGPDAAIGAAEVRVGVPFPVAALEVTRHACGRHAEEVLLGGRTYRGAEAVAAGLADCVVTDDLLGAAVAEAWDLDGIPADAYAHTKAQLRAPTMARIRERAGVDDEVRRMWGAEETRQRIADYVERLRCRD, encoded by the coding sequence GTGATCGAGATCCGGACCGCGGGCACGGCGCAGGTGCTGACCCTGTCGTCGGGCCGGGTCAACGCACTCGACGTCGAGCTGCTCGAGGAGCTCACCCTGGCGGTGCGCGACCTGCGGGTCTCGGGGGCCGACGCGCTCGTCGTCACCGGCGCGGGGCAGGTGTTCAGCGCCGGGGTGGACCTCAAACGCGTCGTGGAGAGCGGCTCGGACTACACCGACCGGCTGGTCACGGCGCTCTCGGAGACCTACGAGGCGCTGTTCTGCTATCCCGCCCCGACCGTCGCCGCGATCAACGGCGCGGCGATCGCGGGTGGGTGCGTGCTCGCGTGCGCGTGCGACCGCCGACTGATCGGCCCGGACGCCGCGATCGGCGCGGCCGAGGTCCGCGTCGGCGTGCCCTTCCCCGTCGCCGCGCTCGAGGTGACGCGTCACGCCTGCGGACGCCACGCCGAGGAGGTACTGCTCGGGGGCCGCACCTACCGGGGAGCCGAGGCCGTCGCCGCCGGCCTGGCCGATTGCGTCGTCACCGACGACCTTCTCGGTGCCGCCGTGGCCGAGGCCTGGGACCTCGACGGCATCCCGGCGGACGCCTACGCCCACACCAAGGCCCAGCTGCGGGCCCCGACCATGGCGCGGATCCGCGAGCGCGCCGGCGTCGACGACGAGGTGCGCCGGATGTGGGGTGCCGAGGAGACGCGACAGCGCATCGCCGACTACGTGGAGCGGCTTCGCTGCCGCGACTGA
- a CDS encoding FAD-binding oxidoreductase, translating to MVPVPGSALSNHRSGVERLLASYRSIPATSAVRLSKPTSNLFRARTKRDAPGLDTSGLTGVLSVDPDARTADVAGMCTYEDLVAATLPYGLSPLVVPQLKTITLGGAVSGLGIESASFRNGLPHESVLEMDILTGAGDLLTASRTQHSDLFRAFPNSYGSLGYSTRLRIELEPVPPFVALRHIRFGSLPDMISAMERIIDTGGQGGTPVDYLDGVVFSPDESYLCVGRRTATPGPVSDYTGKDIYYQSIRHDSPGSNGAQGAVKDDRLTIHDYFWRWDTDWFWCSRAFGMQNPAVRRWWPRRYRRSSVYSKLVGLDQRFGVSDWVEKRNGRPARERVVQDVEVPVERACEFLEWFLATVPITPLWLCPLRLREPEGWPLYPMRPDHTYVNIGFWSSVPASATEGATNRMIEAEVSRLHGHKSLYSDSFYSREEFDALYGGETYNTVKKTYDPDSRLLDLYAKAVQRR from the coding sequence GTGGTGCCAGTCCCTGGATCTGCACTGTCGAACCATCGGTCGGGCGTCGAGCGGTTGCTGGCCAGCTATCGGTCCATCCCGGCAACCTCCGCCGTCCGACTTTCCAAGCCGACGTCAAACCTGTTCCGCGCCCGGACCAAACGCGACGCGCCCGGGCTGGACACCTCGGGCCTGACCGGCGTCCTGTCCGTCGATCCCGACGCCCGCACCGCCGACGTCGCCGGCATGTGCACCTACGAGGACCTGGTCGCCGCGACGCTGCCGTACGGCCTTTCGCCACTTGTCGTCCCGCAATTGAAGACCATCACCCTCGGCGGCGCGGTCAGCGGCCTGGGCATCGAGTCGGCGTCGTTTCGCAACGGCCTGCCCCACGAATCGGTGCTCGAGATGGACATCCTCACCGGCGCCGGGGATCTGCTCACCGCATCGCGCACCCAGCATTCGGACCTGTTCCGCGCTTTTCCCAATTCCTATGGTTCCCTTGGGTATTCGACCCGGCTCCGGATCGAGCTGGAACCTGTCCCGCCCTTTGTTGCGTTGCGGCACATCAGGTTTGGCTCGCTGCCGGACATGATCTCGGCGATGGAACGCATCATCGACACCGGCGGCCAGGGCGGCACCCCCGTGGATTATCTGGATGGGGTGGTGTTCAGCCCCGACGAGAGCTACCTGTGCGTGGGCAGACGCACCGCGACGCCCGGGCCGGTCAGCGACTACACCGGCAAGGACATCTACTACCAGTCGATCCGCCACGACTCCCCCGGCTCGAACGGTGCGCAGGGGGCCGTCAAAGACGACCGGCTCACCATCCACGACTACTTCTGGCGCTGGGACACCGACTGGTTCTGGTGCTCGCGCGCGTTCGGCATGCAGAACCCGGCGGTGCGGCGCTGGTGGCCGCGCCGCTATCGGCGCAGCAGCGTCTACTCCAAGCTCGTCGGCCTCGACCAGCGCTTCGGTGTGTCCGACTGGGTCGAGAAGCGCAACGGACGTCCGGCCCGCGAGCGGGTGGTGCAGGACGTCGAGGTGCCCGTCGAGCGGGCCTGCGAATTCCTGGAGTGGTTCCTGGCCACCGTGCCCATCACGCCGCTGTGGTTGTGCCCGCTGCGGCTGCGCGAGCCCGAGGGCTGGCCCCTGTACCCGATGCGGCCGGACCACACCTACGTCAACATCGGGTTCTGGTCCTCTGTGCCGGCGTCGGCCACCGAGGGTGCGACCAACCGGATGATCGAAGCCGAGGTGAGCCGCCTGCACGGGCACAAGTCGCTGTACTCGGATTCCTTCTACTCCCGCGAGGAGTTTGACGCGCTCTACGGCGGAGAAACCTACAACACCGTAAAGAAGACCTACGATCCCGATTCTCGTCTCCTCGATCTCTACGCGAAGGCGGTGCAACGGCGATGA
- a CDS encoding YbaB/EbfC family nucleoid-associated protein, producing MQPGGDMSALLAQAQQMQQKLLQAQQQLANAEIHGQAGGGLVKVVVKGSGEVIGVQIDPQVVDPNDIETLQDLIVGAMGDASKQVTKMAQERLGALAGGMGAPQAQPVGQPPAPPTRMPEL from the coding sequence ATGCAACCCGGAGGCGACATGTCGGCGCTGCTCGCCCAGGCGCAGCAGATGCAGCAAAAGCTACTTCAGGCCCAGCAACAGCTCGCCAACGCCGAGATCCACGGCCAGGCCGGTGGGGGCTTGGTCAAGGTCGTCGTCAAGGGCAGCGGCGAGGTGATCGGGGTGCAGATCGATCCCCAGGTCGTCGATCCCAACGACATCGAGACCCTGCAGGACCTGATCGTCGGCGCCATGGGCGACGCGTCCAAGCAGGTCACCAAGATGGCGCAGGAGCGGCTCGGCGCGCTGGCCGGCGGGATGGGCGCTCCGCAGGCGCAGCCGGTGGGCCAGCCGCCCGCGCCGCCGACGCGCATGCCGGAGCTGTGA
- a CDS encoding type 1 glutamine amidotransferase, with protein MAESAVRIGLVLPDVMGTYGDGGNALVLRQRLRLRGVPAEIVEITLADPVPEELDLYTLGGAEDYAQRLATRHLLRYPGLQRAAARGAPVLAICAAVQVLGHWYETSAGERVDGVGLLDATTSPQQARTIGELVTKPLAAGLTQPLTGFENHRGGTVLGAAAAPLGAVVKGGGNRAGDGFDGALQGSVVATYMHGPCLARNPELADLLLAKVVGDLAPLELPEVDMLRRERLAAR; from the coding sequence ATGGCTGAGTCGGCCGTCCGGATCGGGCTGGTGCTGCCCGACGTGATGGGCACCTACGGCGACGGCGGCAACGCCTTGGTGCTGCGCCAGCGGCTGCGCCTGCGCGGCGTTCCCGCCGAGATCGTCGAGATCACGCTGGCCGACCCGGTGCCCGAGGAGCTGGACCTGTACACGCTGGGCGGCGCGGAGGACTACGCGCAGCGGCTGGCCACCCGGCACCTGCTGCGGTATCCGGGGCTCCAGCGCGCGGCGGCCCGGGGCGCGCCGGTGCTGGCGATCTGCGCGGCCGTCCAGGTGCTCGGTCACTGGTACGAAACGTCGGCCGGCGAGCGGGTCGACGGCGTCGGCCTGCTGGACGCCACCACGTCGCCGCAGCAGGCGCGGACCATCGGCGAGTTGGTCACCAAGCCGCTGGCCGCCGGGTTGACCCAGCCGTTGACCGGCTTCGAGAACCATCGGGGCGGCACGGTCCTGGGCGCGGCGGCGGCGCCGTTGGGCGCGGTGGTCAAGGGCGGGGGAAACCGGGCCGGGGACGGCTTCGACGGCGCGCTGCAGGGCTCCGTCGTCGCGACCTACATGCACGGGCCGTGCCTGGCCCGCAACCCGGAGCTGGCCGACCTGCTGCTGGCGAAGGTGGTCGGCGACCTCGCGCCCCTGGAGTTGCCCGAGGTGGACATGCTGCGGCGGGAACGCCTGGCGGCGCGCTGA
- a CDS encoding aminotransferase class I/II-fold pyridoxal phosphate-dependent enzyme encodes MSLDSLSPEELDAAHVRHQQDYTQLQAKKLSLDLTRGKPAPAQLDLSNQLLSLPGDDYRDAEGTDTRNYGGLHGLPGLRAIFAELLGMPVQNLIAGNNSSLELMHDLVAFSMLYGGVDSQRPWKDEPAVKFLCPVPGYDRHFAITETMGVEMIPVPILQDGPDVDLIEELVAADPAIKGMWAVPVFANPTGVTYSWETVRRLVQMRTAAPDFRLFWDNAYAVHTLTHDFVRQVDVLGLAAKAGNPNRPYVFASTSKITFAGAGVSFLGGSLGNIAWYLQYAGKKSIGPDKVNQLRHLRFFGDADGVRLHMLRHQQILAPKFALALEVLQDRLGGSKIASWTEPKGGYFISLDVLPGTARRTVALAKDAGIAVTEAGASFPYRKDPDDKNIRIAPTFPSLPDLRDAVDGLATCALLAASESLLVSASSGVG; translated from the coding sequence GTGTCGTTGGATTCCCTCAGCCCCGAAGAACTCGACGCGGCGCACGTCCGCCACCAGCAGGACTACACGCAGCTGCAGGCCAAGAAGCTGTCGCTGGACCTGACCCGCGGCAAGCCGGCCCCGGCGCAGCTCGACCTGTCCAACCAGCTGTTGAGCCTGCCCGGCGACGACTACCGCGACGCCGAGGGCACCGACACCCGCAACTACGGCGGCCTGCACGGCCTGCCCGGGCTGCGGGCCATCTTCGCCGAGCTGCTCGGCATGCCGGTGCAGAACCTGATCGCGGGCAACAACTCCAGCCTCGAGCTGATGCACGACCTCGTGGCCTTCTCGATGCTCTACGGCGGCGTGGACTCGCAGCGGCCGTGGAAGGACGAGCCGGCCGTCAAGTTCCTGTGCCCGGTCCCCGGCTACGACCGGCACTTCGCCATCACCGAGACGATGGGCGTCGAGATGATCCCCGTCCCGATCCTGCAGGACGGCCCGGACGTCGACCTCATCGAGGAGCTCGTGGCCGCCGATCCCGCCATCAAGGGGATGTGGGCGGTGCCGGTGTTCGCGAACCCGACCGGGGTCACCTACTCGTGGGAAACGGTGCGCCGGCTGGTCCAGATGCGCACGGCCGCACCGGATTTCCGGCTGTTCTGGGACAACGCCTACGCCGTGCACACCCTGACGCACGACTTCGTCCGGCAGGTCGACGTGCTGGGGCTCGCGGCCAAGGCGGGCAACCCGAACCGTCCGTACGTGTTCGCGTCGACCTCCAAGATCACCTTCGCCGGGGCCGGCGTCAGCTTCCTGGGCGGATCGCTGGGCAACATCGCGTGGTACCTGCAGTACGCGGGCAAGAAGTCGATCGGCCCGGACAAGGTCAACCAGCTGCGGCACCTGCGGTTCTTCGGTGACGCCGACGGCGTGCGCCTGCACATGCTGCGCCACCAGCAGATCCTGGCCCCGAAGTTCGCGCTGGCGCTGGAGGTCCTGCAGGATCGCCTCGGCGGCTCCAAGATCGCCTCGTGGACCGAGCCGAAGGGCGGCTACTTCATCAGCCTCGACGTGCTGCCCGGCACCGCGCGGCGGACCGTCGCACTGGCCAAGGATGCCGGCATCGCGGTCACCGAGGCGGGGGCGTCGTTCCCGTACCGGAAAGACCCGGACGACAAGAACATTCGCATCGCGCCCACCTTCCCGTCGTTGCCGGATCTGCGCGACGCGGTCGACGGGCTGGCCACCTGCGCGCTGCTGGCGGCGTCGGAGTCGCTGCTGGTCTCCGCGTCTTCCGGCGTGGGCTGA